A region of Gloeocapsopsis sp. IPPAS B-1203 DNA encodes the following proteins:
- a CDS encoding alpha/beta fold hydrolase has product MISTASFTTTKTWTWKGFPICYQTQGTTGPAIVLIHGFGASWWHWRKNIPVLAETCRVYAIDLIGFGGSAKPEPTTEMHYTFETWGQQIADFCQEVVGEEPAYLVGNSIGCIAVMQAVVDRPEIARSIALLNCSLRLLHDRKRGALPWYRRFGAPMVQRLLSVKPIGSFFFNQIAKPKTVRKILLQAYANSEVVTDELVDLLMAPAKDPGAVAVFLAFTAYSSGPLPEDLLPQLPCPAIMLWGTADPWEPFELGQQLANYPQVKEFIPIEGVGHCPQDEAPDKVNPILQAWIAQQL; this is encoded by the coding sequence ATGATTTCTACTGCATCATTCACCACAACTAAAACCTGGACTTGGAAAGGTTTTCCAATTTGCTATCAAACCCAAGGCACGACAGGACCAGCCATTGTGCTGATTCATGGCTTTGGTGCTTCTTGGTGGCATTGGCGCAAAAATATTCCTGTATTAGCAGAAACTTGCCGCGTGTATGCGATAGATTTAATTGGCTTTGGTGGTTCTGCCAAACCCGAACCAACCACAGAAATGCATTACACCTTTGAGACTTGGGGACAACAAATTGCCGATTTTTGCCAGGAAGTTGTAGGGGAGGAACCTGCTTATTTAGTGGGAAACTCAATTGGTTGTATTGCAGTGATGCAAGCTGTGGTAGATCGTCCAGAAATTGCGAGAAGTATTGCACTCCTAAACTGTTCGCTGCGACTGCTGCACGATCGCAAACGTGGGGCATTACCTTGGTATCGCCGCTTTGGTGCGCCAATGGTACAACGGCTACTCTCAGTTAAGCCAATAGGCAGCTTTTTCTTCAATCAAATTGCTAAACCAAAAACCGTACGCAAGATTCTGCTGCAAGCGTATGCTAATTCTGAGGTTGTGACTGACGAACTAGTGGATCTTTTAATGGCGCCGGCAAAAGATCCTGGTGCTGTTGCTGTATTTTTAGCATTTACCGCTTATTCTTCAGGACCGTTGCCAGAAGATTTACTACCGCAGCTACCATGTCCAGCAATTATGTTGTGGGGAACAGCCGATCCGTGGGAACCATTCGAGTTAGGTCAACAACTTGCTAATTACCCACAAGTGAAAGAGTTTATTCCCATTGAAGGCGTCGGACATTGTCCCCAAGATGAAGCACCGGACAAAGTCAATCCGATTTTACAAGCGTGGATTGCACAACAACTTTAG
- a CDS encoding LCP family protein codes for MPFHKISTQNPSVPGTPRLVNTKYSSAKSGRWLWFWVAMTGIAMLSATAGALLAVSLSSTPLMQSRLSPEEEAVFGRGDRISKTGLRLSELTRPVNILVLGVKVLSSDVDDPDVRSEDLGYHALVNSFEGLSDTMLLLRFDPEAEKLAVLSIPRDTRTEVEGLGTTKINAANAQGGPALSAKATSDLLNGVPIDRYIRINVQGVEKLVDALGGVTVYVPKDMKYQDDSQHLYINLKAGRHHLDGDQALQLLRFRYDEYGDIGRIQRQQMLMRALMEQALNPATLARVPQIMSVIQTHIDTNLTVEELMALVGFGVQTERSDVEMLLVPGTFSTPDQYVASYWLPDRDRIAMMMAKHFNVPTDSHFSDLNPAKLRIAIQDSTGSDRAIQSLANMLETSGYRRVYVATPWNEPLDVTRIVAQQGDIDNARAIRDTLGFGEIRVESTGNLRSDVTIQLGQDWLRTQEY; via the coding sequence GTGCCATTTCATAAAATTTCTACTCAAAATCCCTCTGTTCCTGGAACTCCCAGATTAGTCAACACCAAATATTCCTCAGCTAAATCAGGTCGTTGGCTATGGTTCTGGGTAGCAATGACTGGTATAGCGATGTTGTCTGCGACAGCTGGAGCACTACTCGCTGTTTCTTTGTCAAGCACTCCTTTGATGCAATCTCGGCTTAGCCCAGAAGAAGAAGCAGTATTTGGTCGCGGCGATCGCATTTCTAAAACAGGTTTACGGCTGTCTGAATTGACTCGCCCTGTCAATATTCTTGTTTTAGGTGTCAAGGTTCTTTCTTCTGATGTAGACGATCCTGATGTCAGATCAGAAGACTTGGGCTACCACGCACTGGTTAATTCCTTTGAAGGTCTTTCTGATACAATGCTGCTGCTGCGGTTTGACCCAGAAGCAGAAAAACTAGCTGTATTGTCGATTCCTAGAGATACTCGTACAGAAGTTGAAGGACTCGGAACCACAAAAATTAATGCGGCAAATGCTCAAGGTGGTCCAGCACTGAGTGCGAAAGCGACTAGCGATCTTCTCAACGGTGTTCCGATTGACCGCTACATCCGGATCAACGTTCAAGGTGTAGAAAAATTAGTTGATGCTTTGGGTGGTGTTACTGTTTATGTCCCCAAAGACATGAAATATCAAGATGATAGTCAACATTTGTATATCAATTTGAAAGCAGGAAGACATCACTTAGATGGCGATCAAGCGTTGCAATTACTCCGCTTTCGCTACGATGAATACGGTGATATTGGTCGCATTCAACGACAGCAAATGTTGATGCGGGCTTTGATGGAACAAGCCCTAAACCCAGCAACTTTAGCACGAGTGCCGCAAATTATGTCGGTTATTCAAACTCATATCGACACAAACCTAACAGTTGAAGAATTAATGGCACTAGTAGGTTTTGGCGTCCAAACAGAACGCTCAGATGTTGAAATGTTGCTTGTCCCTGGTACTTTTAGCACGCCAGACCAGTATGTAGCAAGTTACTGGCTGCCCGATCGCGATCGCATAGCCATGATGATGGCAAAGCACTTTAATGTTCCGACAGATTCTCATTTTAGCGACCTCAATCCGGCAAAGCTGAGAATCGCTATTCAAGATAGTACAGGCAGCGATCGCGCTATTCAATCGCTCGCTAACATGCTTGAAACATCGGGATATCGTCGAGTCTATGTTGCTACGCCTTGGAATGAACCACTCGATGTGACTCGGATTGTGGCTCAACAAGGTGATATTGACAACGCTCGCGCAATTCGCGATACCTTAGGATTTGGCGAAATCCGTGTCGAAAGTACCGGAAATCTTCGTTCGGACGTCACAATTCAACTCGGTCAAGACTGGCTGCGAACACAAGAGTACTAA
- a CDS encoding AI-2E family transporter: MQTRKLLNWWQVMTPSGRILAIALFAPLLVLNGLAISTIFDYFHSLIVILVGASLLAFLLNYPVSWMERQGAKRQQVAILVFLLTLSILLAVGVTLVPLVLMQAQQLVARLPELIDSGRHQLMLLNEWAENQGLPLNLDALVVQINDRVKGQLQAIAVQVLNLAVVTLTSLLDFLLTMVLAFYLLQHGDDLWQSLVQWLPTKLRSPFSQTLRLSFQNFFIGQLIFGLCMGSSLTAIFLWLKVPFGLLFGITIGIMALVPFGGTVGIAGTTLLVALQDFWLGSRVLIAAVIVQQILDNLVAPRILGSVTGLNPVWVLVSVLTGARIGGLLGVIVAVPTAVVIKTALSAVRSSAQEAAHEIAAGQDRDPSRTDASQTTVEVTQKKVTEDIPSKGSYQV, from the coding sequence ATGCAAACACGCAAACTCCTAAATTGGTGGCAGGTGATGACGCCTTCTGGGCGGATACTCGCGATCGCGCTGTTCGCTCCCCTGCTAGTCTTGAATGGTTTGGCGATTTCAACGATTTTTGATTACTTCCACTCGTTGATTGTGATTTTAGTTGGAGCATCGCTGTTAGCCTTTTTGTTGAATTATCCAGTCAGTTGGATGGAACGCCAAGGAGCAAAACGACAACAAGTTGCCATTTTGGTCTTTTTGCTGACGTTATCGATTTTGCTGGCTGTGGGGGTAACTTTAGTACCTCTAGTATTGATGCAAGCACAGCAACTCGTGGCGCGGTTGCCAGAGTTGATCGATTCTGGACGACATCAACTGATGTTGTTAAATGAGTGGGCAGAAAATCAAGGTTTACCATTGAATCTTGATGCTTTAGTTGTCCAAATCAACGATCGCGTCAAAGGACAGTTGCAAGCGATCGCAGTACAAGTGTTAAACCTCGCGGTTGTTACACTGACTAGCCTTTTGGATTTCTTACTCACGATGGTGCTAGCCTTTTACTTGTTGCAGCATGGCGACGATCTCTGGCAAAGTTTAGTTCAGTGGCTACCAACGAAACTTCGCAGTCCTTTTTCTCAAACTTTACGCCTCAGCTTCCAAAATTTCTTTATTGGACAGCTCATTTTTGGGTTGTGCATGGGTTCCTCGCTGACTGCAATCTTCTTATGGTTAAAAGTACCCTTTGGCTTGCTGTTTGGTATCACTATTGGCATCATGGCATTAGTTCCCTTTGGGGGAACTGTAGGTATTGCTGGTACTACCTTGCTTGTTGCATTGCAAGATTTTTGGCTAGGCTCTCGCGTACTGATTGCGGCTGTCATTGTGCAGCAAATTCTGGATAATTTAGTTGCACCGCGCATTTTAGGAAGCGTTACTGGTTTAAATCCCGTTTGGGTGCTAGTTTCCGTCTTAACCGGAGCAAGAATTGGTGGATTATTAGGCGTAATTGTTGCAGTACCAACTGCAGTTGTGATTAAAACGGCTTTAAGTGCAGTACGTTCCTCTGCCCAAGAAGCAGCACACGAAATTGCTGCCGGTCAAGATAGAGATCCTAGCCGCACTGATGCGTCGCAAACAACTGTAGAAGTTACCCAGAAAAAAGTTACGGAAGATATTCCCTCCAAAGGTTCTTATCAGGTTTAA
- a CDS encoding SagB/ThcOx family dehydrogenase: MPEHHDSIAQHYHDRTKYHPETIAAKSQGLDWSKQPVPFKEYKIGTSYDLKPYIQEENLAFSDEPVALWWRRLSRLLFCSYGLTAKVPSMMNPIYLRASPSAGGLYPAEVYLVSRGTPLLPAGLYNYQPQTHSLVHFWENDVWHSLQSACFGHSALAKTDLAIVTTAVFYRSAWRYQDRAYRRIFLDTGHLLGNIELACALNEYRAHLIGGFADETVNQLLYLDAELEGAIAIVALADLLDVQQNFPIGIAVLPSTTQTNYPYIPDGELLSFCHRATQIEPGADIHEVPTTTSNTSLEDKYNFPFCLKVPTATAPIDWGLNLEGLERTVLRRRSTRAYSGADLNLDELKALLDFTYQPQHYIEQGLDDAPDYFDLNLIETFIAVSGVTGLEEGCYYYAPLAQELRQIRFKNFRRELHYLCLGQELGRDASAVLFHTADLKSAIARYGDRVYRYLHMDAGHLAHRLNLAAIYLNLGVSGIAGFFDDQVNEVLGIPTDEAVIYITTIGRAR; the protein is encoded by the coding sequence ATGCCGGAACATCACGATTCAATTGCTCAGCATTACCACGATCGCACAAAATATCACCCTGAGACGATCGCTGCTAAAAGTCAAGGACTGGATTGGAGTAAGCAACCAGTACCGTTTAAAGAATACAAAATTGGCACAAGCTACGATTTAAAACCATATATCCAAGAAGAAAATCTTGCTTTTTCGGATGAACCTGTTGCCTTATGGTGGCGACGGTTATCGCGGCTATTATTTTGCAGCTATGGGCTAACAGCGAAAGTGCCTAGTATGATGAATCCAATTTATCTTCGGGCTTCACCTTCAGCAGGTGGTTTATATCCAGCAGAAGTTTATTTAGTTTCCCGTGGCACACCGCTACTTCCTGCAGGATTGTATAACTATCAACCGCAAACACATTCTTTAGTTCATTTTTGGGAAAATGATGTTTGGCACTCTTTGCAAAGTGCCTGTTTTGGACACTCAGCACTAGCAAAGACAGACTTGGCAATTGTGACGACAGCAGTTTTTTATCGTTCTGCATGGCGATATCAAGATCGTGCCTATCGTCGTATTTTCCTTGATACAGGTCACTTGTTAGGCAATATTGAGTTAGCCTGTGCTTTAAATGAATATCGGGCACATTTGATCGGTGGTTTTGCCGATGAAACGGTAAATCAATTACTCTACCTTGATGCAGAACTTGAAGGTGCGATCGCAATTGTCGCCTTGGCTGACTTGCTTGATGTCCAACAAAATTTTCCTATAGGAATTGCTGTTTTACCTTCTACTACTCAGACAAATTACCCCTATATCCCTGATGGTGAACTTTTAAGTTTCTGTCACCGCGCAACACAAATTGAACCTGGTGCTGATATTCACGAGGTTCCGACCACAACGTCAAATACCTCACTAGAAGATAAGTACAACTTTCCCTTCTGTCTTAAAGTTCCTACGGCAACAGCACCAATCGATTGGGGCTTAAATCTAGAAGGACTAGAGAGAACTGTGCTGCGGCGACGTTCCACTCGTGCTTACAGTGGTGCAGATTTAAATTTAGATGAACTCAAAGCATTACTCGATTTTACTTACCAACCACAACATTACATCGAACAAGGCTTAGACGATGCTCCCGATTATTTTGACTTGAATTTGATTGAAACTTTTATTGCTGTATCAGGAGTAACTGGCTTAGAGGAAGGCTGTTACTACTACGCACCTCTTGCTCAAGAATTGCGGCAAATTCGCTTTAAAAACTTTCGCCGCGAGTTGCACTATCTCTGTCTAGGTCAAGAACTGGGTAGAGATGCATCAGCCGTGTTATTTCATACAGCAGATTTAAAGTCAGCAATCGCTCGATATGGCGATCGCGTTTATCGTTATTTACATATGGATGCCGGACATTTAGCTCACAGACTCAACTTAGCAGCAATTTATCTTAATTTGGGTGTTAGTGGCATCGCTGGCTTTTTCGATGACCAAGTTAATGAAGTATTAGGGATTCCTACAGATGAAGCAGTTATTTATATCACTACTATTGGTAGAGCAAGATAA
- the pyk gene encoding pyruvate kinase yields MQLPGSFPRRTKIVATIGPATSQPEVLRALIEAGATTLRLNFSHGSHADHQRSVRLIRQIAFELDQPVAILQDLQGPKIRLGRFETGSVVVCKGDVFTLTSKPVVGTQHLSCVTYDNLAQEVPVGATILLDDGRVEMVVKEVDRAAQELHCQVVVGGVLSNNKGVNFPGVYLSIKALTEKDREDLIFGLDQGVDWVALSFVRNPQDVLEIKDLISSAGKQVPVIAKIEKHEAIEQMEAILALCDGVMVARGDLGVELPAEDVPILQKRLITTANRLGIPIITATQMLDSMVHSPRPTRAEVSDVANAILDGTDAVMLSNETAVGKYPVEAVATMARIAVRIEQEQALAANPHTVRDTYHSIPNAISQAVGQIAEQLAAAAIMTLTKTGSTARNVSKFRPTIPILAITPHVDIARQLQLVWGVKPLLLLDLASTTQTFQAALNVAQEKQLLKQGDLVVMTAGTLQGVSGSTDLIKVEVVKAILGRGYGIGQGSVSGRARVAYDPMDVGKFNHGEILVASNTNADYVEAIRKAAAIIIEEESSTCHAAVIGQCLNVPVIVGVKQATEVIRDGAILTLDVHRGLIYSGVV; encoded by the coding sequence ATGCAACTACCAGGTTCCTTCCCACGTCGGACGAAAATTGTCGCCACCATTGGTCCAGCCACTAGCCAACCCGAAGTGCTACGTGCCTTGATTGAAGCAGGCGCAACAACACTGCGACTTAATTTTTCTCATGGGAGTCATGCCGATCACCAACGTAGCGTTCGTCTAATACGCCAAATCGCTTTTGAACTCGATCAACCGGTAGCCATTCTTCAAGATCTACAAGGACCAAAAATTCGTTTAGGAAGGTTTGAAACTGGCTCTGTTGTTGTATGTAAAGGTGATGTTTTCACGCTGACTAGCAAACCAGTAGTTGGGACTCAGCATCTTAGCTGCGTGACTTACGATAATTTGGCACAAGAAGTTCCTGTAGGAGCAACAATTCTACTTGACGATGGTCGAGTTGAGATGGTCGTCAAAGAAGTCGATCGGGCTGCCCAAGAGTTACATTGTCAGGTTGTTGTAGGTGGGGTGCTTTCCAACAATAAAGGAGTCAATTTTCCAGGAGTTTATTTATCAATCAAAGCACTAACGGAAAAAGACCGTGAGGACTTAATTTTCGGTCTCGATCAAGGAGTAGACTGGGTAGCACTCTCCTTTGTGCGCAACCCCCAAGATGTCTTGGAAATCAAAGATTTGATTTCTAGTGCGGGAAAGCAAGTACCAGTTATTGCCAAAATTGAGAAACACGAAGCAATTGAACAAATGGAAGCAATTCTTGCTTTGTGTGATGGTGTAATGGTAGCAAGAGGAGATCTTGGTGTAGAACTTCCAGCGGAAGATGTTCCGATCTTACAGAAGCGCTTAATTACAACCGCAAACCGCTTAGGTATTCCAATCATTACAGCGACGCAGATGTTAGACAGCATGGTACACAGTCCGCGTCCCACTCGTGCAGAAGTTTCTGATGTCGCCAATGCTATTTTGGACGGAACAGATGCCGTCATGCTTTCTAATGAAACTGCAGTAGGTAAGTATCCAGTGGAAGCCGTAGCCACAATGGCACGAATTGCAGTGCGAATTGAGCAAGAACAAGCTCTAGCAGCCAATCCTCACACAGTTAGAGATACCTACCATTCAATTCCGAATGCAATTAGCCAAGCTGTCGGTCAGATTGCAGAACAATTAGCAGCAGCAGCAATTATGACGCTGACAAAAACAGGTTCAACAGCGCGTAACGTTTCTAAGTTTCGTCCAACAATACCAATATTGGCGATTACCCCGCACGTTGATATCGCTCGACAATTACAACTTGTATGGGGCGTCAAACCCTTGTTATTGCTAGATTTAGCTTCCACAACTCAGACATTTCAAGCTGCATTGAATGTCGCTCAAGAAAAACAGTTACTCAAACAGGGCGATCTAGTTGTCATGACGGCTGGTACTCTGCAAGGTGTTTCGGGTTCTACAGATCTCATCAAAGTTGAGGTGGTTAAAGCAATTCTTGGTCGCGGTTATGGAATTGGACAAGGTTCTGTCAGCGGACGAGCAAGAGTAGCTTACGATCCCATGGATGTTGGCAAGTTTAATCATGGAGAGATTCTAGTTGCATCCAATACTAATGCTGATTATGTCGAAGCAATTCGCAAAGCAGCAGCGATCATTATTGAGGAAGAAAGCTCAACCTGTCATGCTGCCGTGATTGGTCAATGCTTAAACGTACCGGTGATTGTTGGTGTTAAACAAGCTACAGAAGTGATTCGCGACGGGGCAATTTTGACGTTAGATGTCCATCGGGGGTTGATTTATTCAGGAGTTGTTTAA
- the crtR gene encoding beta-carotene hydroxylase, whose protein sequence is MSEAKKPMTVPKEFLIAPGGLNITVTMFLAAVVMLVLSNLGYWLWEWPHWCCFTTNVLALHIAGTVIHDACHQSAHRNRIINAILGHGSALMLAFSFPVFTRVHLQHHAHVNDPDNDPDYVVSTAGPLWLINARFFYHEVFFFKRQLWRNYELLEWFIGRLIVVAIFWVSIQYHFLGYVLNFWFIPSAIVGLALGLFFDYFPHRPHQARDRWKNARVYPSRILNLLIMGQNYHLIHHLWPSIPWYNYQPAYYATKPLLDEKGSPQTLGILQGKKDFWNFIYDVFVGIRLHHHKTEPPEVISK, encoded by the coding sequence ATGTCAGAGGCAAAAAAGCCAATGACAGTCCCCAAGGAGTTTTTAATTGCCCCAGGGGGTCTAAATATTACAGTAACAATGTTTCTAGCCGCAGTCGTCATGCTGGTGCTGTCTAACTTGGGCTACTGGCTGTGGGAATGGCCGCACTGGTGCTGCTTTACAACGAATGTGCTGGCTTTACATATTGCCGGTACAGTAATTCACGATGCCTGTCATCAATCTGCCCATCGCAATCGCATAATTAACGCGATTTTAGGGCATGGTAGTGCGTTGATGTTAGCGTTTTCCTTTCCTGTTTTTACGCGGGTGCATTTGCAGCATCACGCCCATGTCAACGATCCCGACAACGATCCTGATTATGTTGTTTCTACCGCAGGTCCACTATGGTTGATTAATGCTCGATTTTTTTATCACGAGGTATTTTTCTTCAAACGGCAACTGTGGCGCAATTATGAATTATTAGAATGGTTTATTGGTCGTTTAATTGTTGTCGCCATTTTTTGGGTTTCGATTCAGTACCATTTCTTAGGTTATGTACTGAATTTTTGGTTTATTCCTTCCGCGATTGTGGGACTTGCTTTAGGATTATTCTTTGATTATTTTCCCCACCGTCCTCATCAAGCACGCGATCGCTGGAAAAATGCCCGTGTTTATCCTAGTCGCATCTTGAATTTACTCATCATGGGGCAAAATTATCACTTAATTCACCATCTATGGCCTTCAATTCCTTGGTATAACTATCAACCCGCTTACTACGCTACTAAACCTCTACTTGATGAGAAGGGTTCTCCGCAAACTTTAGGAATTCTACAAGGAAAAAAGGATTTCTGGAACTTTATTTATGACGTGTTTGTGGGTATTCGCTTGCACCATCATAAAACTGAGCCACCAGAGGTAATTAGTAAGTAG
- a CDS encoding anion transporter — protein sequence MDFWQYASIGAIALTYLGLGLGYFPGLRMNRATIALVGSAILIALGVLSLSEAWQAIDPKTIIFLLSMMVVNANLAYAGFFQVALAFLLHLTRSPFGLLIVLTFGSGFLSAFLLNDTLALVFTPLTLSLTQTLKLNPIPYLLALAAATNIGSVATISGNPQNILIGSFSGIAYVEFARVLAPVAVVGLCLQIALLWLYYPEVRSLQAVSEEATPVSYRIYRPLFIKSVVVTLVLLTSFVLGVPLAEAALVAAALLLITRRLKPERILSEIDWNLLVMFSGLFILTRGTQKLNLLAPFTAWVGDPAGLIGVTAILSNLISNVPAVLLIEPLISQQDTRSWLMLAAGATLAGNLSLFGAVANLITAEAAARLGYKLTFWEHLRFGLPLTALTLSIVYFWVH from the coding sequence GTGGATTTTTGGCAATACGCCAGCATCGGTGCGATCGCCTTAACCTACTTAGGCTTAGGCTTAGGGTATTTTCCTGGATTACGCATGAATCGGGCGACGATTGCGCTTGTCGGTTCTGCTATTTTGATTGCCCTAGGGGTATTGAGTCTTTCAGAAGCATGGCAGGCGATTGACCCGAAAACGATTATTTTCCTGCTAAGTATGATGGTGGTTAACGCTAATCTTGCTTATGCTGGTTTCTTTCAAGTCGCGCTGGCGTTTCTCTTACATCTGACGCGCAGTCCCTTTGGTTTATTGATTGTACTGACGTTTGGTAGCGGATTTCTGTCGGCTTTTCTCCTCAACGATACGTTAGCCCTGGTGTTTACACCATTAACACTTTCACTAACACAAACTTTAAAACTCAATCCAATTCCCTATCTTTTAGCTTTAGCAGCTGCAACAAATATTGGTTCTGTTGCCACCATTAGCGGTAATCCCCAAAATATTTTAATCGGTTCATTTTCTGGAATCGCCTATGTCGAATTTGCCCGCGTTCTTGCACCTGTAGCGGTGGTAGGGTTATGTTTACAAATCGCGTTGTTATGGTTGTATTACCCTGAAGTACGCTCGCTGCAAGCAGTTTCTGAAGAAGCAACGCCAGTTAGTTACCGCATCTATCGACCGTTGTTTATTAAAAGCGTTGTTGTTACCTTAGTCCTACTAACCAGTTTTGTCTTAGGTGTTCCCCTTGCTGAGGCTGCATTGGTTGCTGCTGCTTTATTGTTGATTACGCGCCGGTTAAAACCTGAACGTATTCTCAGCGAAATTGACTGGAATTTACTTGTGATGTTTTCCGGTTTATTTATTTTGACACGGGGTACGCAAAAACTTAATTTGTTAGCTCCGTTTACCGCTTGGGTAGGCGATCCCGCAGGACTAATTGGAGTTACCGCAATTTTATCTAATCTAATTTCTAATGTCCCTGCCGTACTTTTGATTGAACCATTAATTTCTCAACAAGACACGCGATCGTGGTTGATGCTAGCAGCAGGTGCAACTTTAGCTGGAAATTTATCGTTATTTGGTGCTGTCGCTAATTTGATTACAGCAGAAGCAGCCGCAAGATTAGGTTATAAACTCACCTTTTGGGAACATTTACGTTTTGGCTTACCCCTAACTGCTTTAACGCTATCTATCGTTTACTTCTGGGTACATTAA
- the aroH gene encoding chorismate mutase: protein MEWQVRAIRGATTVSENSYEAIREAVLELLAEIEARNQLEPTAIISATFSVTRDLDVVFPAAIARERPCWDNVPMLDVQQMHVERSLQRCIRLLLHVNLPVSRTQIYHTYLRGAKTLRPDWNLPQKRGEGRGGATALRGCPPL from the coding sequence GTGGAGTGGCAAGTTCGAGCAATTCGCGGTGCAACAACGGTTTCAGAAAATTCTTACGAAGCAATCCGAGAAGCCGTATTAGAACTACTAGCAGAAATTGAGGCACGAAATCAACTCGAACCTACTGCAATTATTAGTGCCACGTTCTCAGTGACACGAGATCTCGATGTTGTCTTTCCCGCAGCGATCGCCCGCGAACGTCCGTGTTGGGATAATGTTCCCATGCTAGATGTACAGCAAATGCATGTCGAGCGCAGTTTACAACGATGCATCCGTTTGTTACTTCACGTTAATCTCCCTGTTTCGCGTACCCAGATTTATCACACTTATCTTCGTGGTGCTAAAACTCTACGTCCTGACTGGAACTTACCGCAGAAGAGGGGCGAGGGGCGAGGGGGAGCCACTGCGTTGCGGGGGTGTCCCCCGTTGTAG
- the sppA gene encoding signal peptide peptidase SppA, with translation MVWPFKPSFRKQIARIEITGAIASATRKRVLDALKTVEEKRFPALLLRIDSPGGTVGDSQEIYSALKRLRDKVKIVASFGNISASGGVYIGMGAQHIMANPGTITGSIGVILRGNNLERLLQKVGVSFKVVKSGPYKDILAFDRELTQPEENILQELIDTSYIQFVQTVAEGRNLPVETVKSFADGRIFTGQQALELGVVDRLGTEEDARRWAAELVGLDPEKTLCYTLEERKPLLARLISGDSQISSCLSSGIDWVEFDLSTNGLPLWLYRP, from the coding sequence ATGGTGTGGCCTTTTAAGCCGTCGTTTCGGAAACAAATCGCGCGAATTGAAATTACAGGTGCGATCGCAAGTGCAACTCGTAAGCGAGTCCTCGACGCCCTCAAAACAGTAGAAGAGAAACGTTTTCCTGCTTTACTTCTACGCATCGATAGCCCTGGGGGAACAGTTGGAGATTCCCAAGAAATTTATAGTGCCTTAAAGCGACTGCGCGACAAAGTGAAGATAGTTGCCAGCTTTGGCAATATTTCAGCTTCTGGTGGTGTTTACATTGGCATGGGTGCGCAACATATCATGGCAAACCCTGGCACAATTACCGGAAGTATTGGCGTCATTCTTCGAGGTAATAACCTCGAACGTCTACTACAAAAAGTTGGTGTATCTTTTAAAGTTGTTAAGTCAGGTCCTTATAAAGACATTTTGGCGTTTGACCGCGAATTAACTCAACCGGAAGAAAACATCTTACAAGAATTAATCGATACAAGTTACATCCAATTCGTGCAAACCGTTGCCGAAGGGCGAAATTTGCCAGTAGAGACAGTGAAAAGTTTTGCTGATGGTCGGATCTTTACGGGACAGCAGGCATTAGAATTAGGCGTGGTAGACCGTCTTGGTACTGAGGAAGACGCCCGTCGTTGGGCAGCAGAACTTGTAGGGCTAGATCCAGAGAAAACTTTGTGTTACACCTTGGAAGAACGCAAACCATTGCTCGCGCGGCTAATTTCAGGAGATAGTCAGATTTCGTCCTGCTTATCGTCTGGAATCGATTGGGTAGAATTTGATCTTTCTACTAATGGTCTACCTTTATGGTTGTATAGACCATAA